One window of the Marmota flaviventris isolate mMarFla1 chromosome 2, mMarFla1.hap1, whole genome shotgun sequence genome contains the following:
- the Gpr68 gene encoding ovarian cancer G-protein coupled receptor 1 isoform X2: MRNITVDNSSLSCTIDHTIHQTLAPVVYITVLVVGFPANCLSLYFGYLQIKARNELGVYLCNLTVADLFYICSLPFWLQYVLQHDHWSHGDLSCQVCGILLYENIYISVGFLCCISIDRYLAVAHPFRFHQFRTLKAAVGVSVVIWTKELLTSVYFLMHKEVIEDEDRHRVCFEHYPIAAWQRSINYYRFLVGFLFPICLLLASYQGILRAVRRSHGTQKSRKDQIQRLVLSTVVIFLACFLPYHVLLLVRSLWEASCEFAKSIFNAYHFSLLLTSFNCVADPVLYCFVSETTHRDLARLRGACLAFLTCSRASRAREAYPLGAPEASGKSGAQGAFGGHLVFKP; encoded by the exons ATGAGAAACATCACTGTGGATAACTCCTCGCTGAGCTGCACCATTGACCACACCATCCACCAGACGCTGGCCCCGGTGGTCTACATCACGGTGCTGGTGGTGGGCTTCCCGGCCAACTGCCTGTCCCTCTACTTCGGCTACCTGCAGATCAAGGCCCGGAACGAGCTGGGCGTGTACCTGTGCAACCTGACGGTGGCAGACCTCTTCTACATCTGCTCGCTCCCCTTCTGGCTGCAGTACGTGCTGCAGCATGACCACTGGTCGCACGGGGACCTGTCCTGCCAGGTGTGCGGCATCCTCCTGTACGAGAACATCTACATCAGCGTGGGCTTCCTCTGCTGCATCTCCATCGACCGCTACCTGGCCGTGGCCCACCCTTTCCGCTTCCACCAGTTTCGCACGCTGAAGGCGGCCGTGGGCGTCAGCGTGGTCATCTGGACCAAGGAGCTGCTGACCAGCGTCTACTTCCTCATGCACAAGGAGGTGATCGAGGACGAGGACCGGCACCGCGTCTGCTTTGAGCACTACCCGATCGCGGCCTGGCAGCGCAGCATCAACTACTACCGCTTCCTGGTGGGCTTCCTCTTCCCCATCTGCCTGCTCTTGGCCTCCTACCAGGGCATCCTGCGGGCCGTGCGCCGGAGCCACGGCACCCAGAAGAGCCGCAAGGACCAGATCCAGCGGCTGGTGCTCAGCACCGTGGTCATCTTCCTGGCCTGCTTCCTGCCCTACCACGTGCTGCTGCTGGTGCGCAGCCTCTGGGAGGCCAGCTGCGAGTTCGCCAAGAGCATCTTCAACGCCTACCACTTCTCCCTGCTCCTCACCAGCTTCAACTGCGTGGCGGACCCCGTGCTGTACTGCTTCGTCAGCGAGACCACCCACAGGGACCTGGCCCGCCTCCGCGGAGCCTGCCTGGCCTTCCTCACCTGCTCCAGGGCCAGCCGGGCCAGGGAGGCCTACCCGCTGGGCGCCCCGGAGGCCTCTGGGAAAAGCGGGGCCCAGG gtgcctttgggggacaccttgtattcaaaccataa
- the Gpr68 gene encoding ovarian cancer G-protein coupled receptor 1 isoform X1, with product MRNITVDNSSLSCTIDHTIHQTLAPVVYITVLVVGFPANCLSLYFGYLQIKARNELGVYLCNLTVADLFYICSLPFWLQYVLQHDHWSHGDLSCQVCGILLYENIYISVGFLCCISIDRYLAVAHPFRFHQFRTLKAAVGVSVVIWTKELLTSVYFLMHKEVIEDEDRHRVCFEHYPIAAWQRSINYYRFLVGFLFPICLLLASYQGILRAVRRSHGTQKSRKDQIQRLVLSTVVIFLACFLPYHVLLLVRSLWEASCEFAKSIFNAYHFSLLLTSFNCVADPVLYCFVSETTHRDLARLRGACLAFLTCSRASRAREAYPLGAPEASGKSGAQGEEPELLTKLHSAFQSPNLPRVGGSPTGGLA from the coding sequence ATGAGAAACATCACTGTGGATAACTCCTCGCTGAGCTGCACCATTGACCACACCATCCACCAGACGCTGGCCCCGGTGGTCTACATCACGGTGCTGGTGGTGGGCTTCCCGGCCAACTGCCTGTCCCTCTACTTCGGCTACCTGCAGATCAAGGCCCGGAACGAGCTGGGCGTGTACCTGTGCAACCTGACGGTGGCAGACCTCTTCTACATCTGCTCGCTCCCCTTCTGGCTGCAGTACGTGCTGCAGCATGACCACTGGTCGCACGGGGACCTGTCCTGCCAGGTGTGCGGCATCCTCCTGTACGAGAACATCTACATCAGCGTGGGCTTCCTCTGCTGCATCTCCATCGACCGCTACCTGGCCGTGGCCCACCCTTTCCGCTTCCACCAGTTTCGCACGCTGAAGGCGGCCGTGGGCGTCAGCGTGGTCATCTGGACCAAGGAGCTGCTGACCAGCGTCTACTTCCTCATGCACAAGGAGGTGATCGAGGACGAGGACCGGCACCGCGTCTGCTTTGAGCACTACCCGATCGCGGCCTGGCAGCGCAGCATCAACTACTACCGCTTCCTGGTGGGCTTCCTCTTCCCCATCTGCCTGCTCTTGGCCTCCTACCAGGGCATCCTGCGGGCCGTGCGCCGGAGCCACGGCACCCAGAAGAGCCGCAAGGACCAGATCCAGCGGCTGGTGCTCAGCACCGTGGTCATCTTCCTGGCCTGCTTCCTGCCCTACCACGTGCTGCTGCTGGTGCGCAGCCTCTGGGAGGCCAGCTGCGAGTTCGCCAAGAGCATCTTCAACGCCTACCACTTCTCCCTGCTCCTCACCAGCTTCAACTGCGTGGCGGACCCCGTGCTGTACTGCTTCGTCAGCGAGACCACCCACAGGGACCTGGCCCGCCTCCGCGGAGCCTGCCTGGCCTTCCTCACCTGCTCCAGGGCCAGCCGGGCCAGGGAGGCCTACCCGCTGGGCGCCCCGGAGGCCTCTGGGAAAAGCGGGGCCCAGGGTGAGGAGCCCGAGTTGTTAACCAAGCTCCACTCGGCCTTTCAGAGCCCCAACTTGCCCAGAGTGGGAGGGTCCCCGACGGGCGGGCTGGCCTAG